From Drosophila suzukii chromosome 2R, CBGP_Dsuzu_IsoJpt1.0, whole genome shotgun sequence, a single genomic window includes:
- the GLS gene encoding glutaminase liver isoform, mitochondrial isoform X3, translating to MMGDRSWNLLQYATERAPLPLDGYTAEEAAQFKDSIRQKIVDDLKSMTGEELIELVKRNAVKEAEQKAEVPVEEPLSGTDGGKERVQDDADLIDAGIIAEMVAGLCTKSQKETFIKVITKYISQRRHYSMRPHREQEQRNAEDVLFDMFASEETGLISMGKFLAGLKTTGIRRNDPRVRELMDNLKKVHKLNNYETGSSAETQHLNRETFKAVVAPNIVLIAKAFRQQFVIPDFTSFVKDIEDIYNRCKTNTLGKLADYIPQLSRYNPDSWGLSICTIDGQRFSIGDVEVPFTLQSCSKPLTYAIALEKLGPKVVHSYVGQEPSGRNFNELVLDQNKKPHNPMINAGAILTCSLMNALVKPDMTSAEIFDYTMSWFKRLSGGEYIGFNNAVFLSEREAADRNYALGFYMRENKCFPKRTNLKEVMDFYFQCCSMETNCEAMSVIAASLANGGICPTTEEKVFRPEVIRDVLSIMHSCGTYDYSGQFAFKVGLPAKSGVSGGMMLVIPNVMGIFAWSPPLDHLGNTVRGLQFCEELVSMFNFHRYDNLKHLSNKKDPRKHRYETKGLSIVNLLFSAASGDVTALRRHRLSGMDITLADYDGRTALHLAASEGHLECVKFLLEQCHVPHNPKDRWGNLPVDEAENFGHSHVVEFLRSWAEKVDQPNEECQPEAVTTKTQADEEICSTSDLETSPATSPIPTPAESGSRAGSGRSSPVPSDAGSTASAGSASSIDDKTKPGL from the exons ATGATGGGCGATCGTAGTTGGAACCTGCTGCAATATGCCACCGAGAGGGCACCTCTCCCGCTGGACGGATACACCGCCGAGGAGGCGGCCCAGTTCAAGGACAGCATCCGGCAGAAGATAGTGGACGACCTGAAGTCCATGACCGGGGAGGAGCTGATAGAACTGGTCAAGCGAAACGCCGTCAAGGAGGCGGAGCAGAAGGCGGAAGTTCCTGTCGAAGAACCCCTGTCCGGCACTGATGGGGGCAAGGAACGGGTTCAGGATGATGCGGATCTTATCGACGCCGGAATCATAGCCGAAATGGTCGCCGGACTCTGCACCAAAAGCCAGAAGGAGACGTTCATCAAGGTGATAACGAAGTATATCAG TCAGCGACGCCACTATTCGATGCGGCC CCATcgggagcaggagcagcgAAACGCGGAGGATGTCCTATTCGACATGTTTGCCAGCGAGGAGACGGGCCTCATCTCGATGGGCAAGTTCCTGGCCGGACTGAAGACCACTGGCATCCGCAGGAACGATCCGAGGGTGCGGGAACTGATGGACAACTTGAAGAAAGTGCATAAGTTGAACAATTACGAGACGGGTTCTTCGGCGGAGACTCAGCACCTCAATCGGGAGACTTTCAAGGC AGTGGTGGCCCCCAATATCGTCCTGATCGCCAAGGCCTTCCGGCAGCAGTTTGTGATCCCCGACTTTACGAGTTTCGTCAAGGACATCGAGGACATCTACAACCGCTGCAAGACGAACACTCTGGGCAAGTTGGCCGACTATATTCCGCAGCTGTCTCGCTATAATCCTGACTCCTGGGGTCTGAGCATCTGCACCATCGATGGTCAGCGCTTCTCCATCGGCGATGTGGAGGTGCCCTTCACCCTCCAGAGCTGCAGCAAGCCCCTCACCTATGCCATTGCCCTGGAGAAGCTGGGGCCCAAGGTGGTGCACTCGTATGTGGGCCAGGAGCCCAGTGGCAGGAACTTCAATGAGCTCGTCCTGGATCAGAACA AGAAACCGCACAATCCGATGATCAACGCTGGGGCCATCCTCACCTGTTCCCTGATGAACGCTCTGGTCAAGCCCGATATGACCTCCGCGGAGATCTTCGACTACACCATGTCCTGGTTCAAGCGGCTGTCCGGCGGGGAGTACATCGGCTTCAACAACGCCGTGTTCCTGTCCGAGCGGGAGGCAGCCGACCGGAACTACGCCCTGGGCTTCTACATGCGCGAGAACAAGTGCTTCCCCAAGCGCACCAACCTGAAGGAGGTGATGGACTTCTACTTTCAGTGCTGCTCCATGGAGACCAACTGCGAGGCCATGTCCGTGATCGCCGCCAGTCTGGCCAACGGAGGCATCTGTCCCACCACCGAGGAGAAGGTGTTCCGGCCGGAAGTAATCCGGGATGTGCTCTCGATCATGCACTCCTGCGGCACATACGACTACTCCGGTCAGTTCGCCTTCAAGGTGGGTCTGCCGGCCAAGTCCGGAGTGAGCGGCGGCATGATGCTGGTCATCCCCAACGTGATGGGCATCTTTGCCTGGTCCCCGCCCCTGGACCACCTGGGCAACACGGTGCGGGGACTGCAGTTCTGCGAGGAGCTGGTCTCCATGTTCAACTTCCATCGCTACGACAACCTGAAGCATCTGTCCAACAAGAAGGATCCGCGAAAGCACCGCTACGAGACCAAGGGTCTGTCCATTGTGAATCTGCTCTTCTCAGCTGCCAGCGGAGATGTGACGGCCTTGCGTCGCCATCGCCTCTCCGGGATGGACATCACCCTGGCGGACTACGATGGTCGCACAGCCCTGCATCTGGCCGCCTCCGAGGGTCACCTGGAGTGCGTCAAGTTCCTGTTGGAGCAGTGCCACGTTCCCCACAACCCCAAGGACCGTTGGGGCAACCTGCCCGTGGATGAAGCCGAGAACTTCGGGCACAGCCACGTGGTGGAGTTCCTGCGCTCCTGGGCGGAGAAGGTCGACCAGCCCAACGAGGAGTGCCAGCCCGAGGCGGTTACTACCAAGACACAGGCGGATGAG GAAATCTGCAGCACGAGCGACCTGGAGACCAGTCCGGCCACCAGTCCCATTCCCACGCCCGCGGAATCCGGATCGAGGGCGGGATCAGGGCGATCCAGCCCGGTGCCATCGGACGCGGGAAGCACGGCGAGCGCCGGCAGCGCCAGCAGCATCGATGACAAAACCAAGCCGGGATTATAA
- the GLS gene encoding glutaminase liver isoform, mitochondrial isoform X4, protein MMGDRSWNLLQYATERAPLPLDGYTAEEAAQFKDSIRQKIVDDLKSMTGEELIELVKRNAVKEAEQKAEVPVEEPLSGTDGGKERVQDDADLIDAGIIAEMVAGLCTKSQKETFIKVITKYISHREQEQRNAEDVLFDMFASEETGLISMGKFLAGLKTTGIRRNDPRVRELMDNLKKVHKLNNYETGSSAETQHLNRETFKAVVAPNIVLIAKAFRQQFVIPDFTSFVKDIEDIYNRCKTNTLGKLADYIPQLSRYNPDSWGLSICTIDGQRFSIGDVEVPFTLQSCSKPLTYAIALEKLGPKVVHSYVGQEPSGRNFNELVLDQNKKPHNPMINAGAILTCSLMNALVKPDMTSAEIFDYTMSWFKRLSGGEYIGFNNAVFLSEREAADRNYALGFYMRENKCFPKRTNLKEVMDFYFQCCSMETNCEAMSVIAASLANGGICPTTEEKVFRPEVIRDVLSIMHSCGTYDYSGQFAFKVGLPAKSGVSGGMMLVIPNVMGIFAWSPPLDHLGNTVRGLQFCEELVSMFNFHRYDNLKHLSNKKDPRKHRYETKGLSIVNLLFSAASGDVTALRRHRLSGMDITLADYDGRTALHLAASEGHLECVKFLLEQCHVPHNPKDRWGNLPVDEAENFGHSHVVEFLRSWAEKVDQPNEECQPEAVTTKTQADEEICSTSDLETSPATSPIPTPAESGSRAGSGRSSPVPSDAGSTASAGSASSIDDKTKPGL, encoded by the exons ATGATGGGCGATCGTAGTTGGAACCTGCTGCAATATGCCACCGAGAGGGCACCTCTCCCGCTGGACGGATACACCGCCGAGGAGGCGGCCCAGTTCAAGGACAGCATCCGGCAGAAGATAGTGGACGACCTGAAGTCCATGACCGGGGAGGAGCTGATAGAACTGGTCAAGCGAAACGCCGTCAAGGAGGCGGAGCAGAAGGCGGAAGTTCCTGTCGAAGAACCCCTGTCCGGCACTGATGGGGGCAAGGAACGGGTTCAGGATGATGCGGATCTTATCGACGCCGGAATCATAGCCGAAATGGTCGCCGGACTCTGCACCAAAAGCCAGAAGGAGACGTTCATCAAGGTGATAACGAAGTATATCAG CCATcgggagcaggagcagcgAAACGCGGAGGATGTCCTATTCGACATGTTTGCCAGCGAGGAGACGGGCCTCATCTCGATGGGCAAGTTCCTGGCCGGACTGAAGACCACTGGCATCCGCAGGAACGATCCGAGGGTGCGGGAACTGATGGACAACTTGAAGAAAGTGCATAAGTTGAACAATTACGAGACGGGTTCTTCGGCGGAGACTCAGCACCTCAATCGGGAGACTTTCAAGGC AGTGGTGGCCCCCAATATCGTCCTGATCGCCAAGGCCTTCCGGCAGCAGTTTGTGATCCCCGACTTTACGAGTTTCGTCAAGGACATCGAGGACATCTACAACCGCTGCAAGACGAACACTCTGGGCAAGTTGGCCGACTATATTCCGCAGCTGTCTCGCTATAATCCTGACTCCTGGGGTCTGAGCATCTGCACCATCGATGGTCAGCGCTTCTCCATCGGCGATGTGGAGGTGCCCTTCACCCTCCAGAGCTGCAGCAAGCCCCTCACCTATGCCATTGCCCTGGAGAAGCTGGGGCCCAAGGTGGTGCACTCGTATGTGGGCCAGGAGCCCAGTGGCAGGAACTTCAATGAGCTCGTCCTGGATCAGAACA AGAAACCGCACAATCCGATGATCAACGCTGGGGCCATCCTCACCTGTTCCCTGATGAACGCTCTGGTCAAGCCCGATATGACCTCCGCGGAGATCTTCGACTACACCATGTCCTGGTTCAAGCGGCTGTCCGGCGGGGAGTACATCGGCTTCAACAACGCCGTGTTCCTGTCCGAGCGGGAGGCAGCCGACCGGAACTACGCCCTGGGCTTCTACATGCGCGAGAACAAGTGCTTCCCCAAGCGCACCAACCTGAAGGAGGTGATGGACTTCTACTTTCAGTGCTGCTCCATGGAGACCAACTGCGAGGCCATGTCCGTGATCGCCGCCAGTCTGGCCAACGGAGGCATCTGTCCCACCACCGAGGAGAAGGTGTTCCGGCCGGAAGTAATCCGGGATGTGCTCTCGATCATGCACTCCTGCGGCACATACGACTACTCCGGTCAGTTCGCCTTCAAGGTGGGTCTGCCGGCCAAGTCCGGAGTGAGCGGCGGCATGATGCTGGTCATCCCCAACGTGATGGGCATCTTTGCCTGGTCCCCGCCCCTGGACCACCTGGGCAACACGGTGCGGGGACTGCAGTTCTGCGAGGAGCTGGTCTCCATGTTCAACTTCCATCGCTACGACAACCTGAAGCATCTGTCCAACAAGAAGGATCCGCGAAAGCACCGCTACGAGACCAAGGGTCTGTCCATTGTGAATCTGCTCTTCTCAGCTGCCAGCGGAGATGTGACGGCCTTGCGTCGCCATCGCCTCTCCGGGATGGACATCACCCTGGCGGACTACGATGGTCGCACAGCCCTGCATCTGGCCGCCTCCGAGGGTCACCTGGAGTGCGTCAAGTTCCTGTTGGAGCAGTGCCACGTTCCCCACAACCCCAAGGACCGTTGGGGCAACCTGCCCGTGGATGAAGCCGAGAACTTCGGGCACAGCCACGTGGTGGAGTTCCTGCGCTCCTGGGCGGAGAAGGTCGACCAGCCCAACGAGGAGTGCCAGCCCGAGGCGGTTACTACCAAGACACAGGCGGATGAG GAAATCTGCAGCACGAGCGACCTGGAGACCAGTCCGGCCACCAGTCCCATTCCCACGCCCGCGGAATCCGGATCGAGGGCGGGATCAGGGCGATCCAGCCCGGTGCCATCGGACGCGGGAAGCACGGCGAGCGCCGGCAGCGCCAGCAGCATCGATGACAAAACCAAGCCGGGATTATAA
- the GLS gene encoding glutaminase liver isoform, mitochondrial isoform X10: MVQTSEMEALKRQSEDGETKEREENYRRGKEQETTETAAIIEEIIEGISLQNRRGTIVRTISAIISHREQEQRNAEDVLFDMFASEETGLISMGKFLAGLKTTGIRRNDPRVRELMDNLKKVHKLNNYETGSSAETQHLNRETFKAVVAPNIVLIAKAFRQQFVIPDFTSFVKDIEDIYNRCKTNTLGKLADYIPQLSRYNPDSWGLSICTIDGQRFSIGDVEVPFTLQSCSKPLTYAIALEKLGPKVVHSYVGQEPSGRNFNELVLDQNKKPHNPMINAGAILTCSLMNALVKPDMTSAEIFDYTMSWFKRLSGGEYIGFNNAVFLSEREAADRNYALGFYMRENKCFPKRTNLKEVMDFYFQCCSMETNCEAMSVIAASLANGGICPTTEEKVFRPEVIRDVLSIMHSCGTYDYSGQFAFKVGLPAKSGVSGGMMLVIPNVMGIFAWSPPLDHLGNTVRGLQFCEELVSMFNFHRYDNLKHLSNKKDPRKHRYETKGLSIVNLLFSAASGDVTALRRHRLSGMDITLADYDGRTALHLAASEGHLECVKFLLEQCHVPHNPKDRWGNLPVDEAENFGHSHVVEFLRSWAEKVDQPNEECQPEAVTTKTQADEEICSTSDLETSPATSPIPTPAESGSRAGSGRSSPVPSDAGSTASAGSASSIDDKTKPGL; this comes from the exons ATGGTGCAAACAAGTGAAATGGAGGCCCTGAAGCGGCAGAGCGAGGACGGGGAGACCAAGGAGCGGGAGGAGAACTACCGCAGGGGCAAGGAGCAGGAAACCACGGAGACGGCGGCCATCATCGAGGAAATAATCGAGGGCATCTCACTGCAGAATCGGCGAGGCACTATAGTGCGTACTATTTCCGCGATAATCAG CCATcgggagcaggagcagcgAAACGCGGAGGATGTCCTATTCGACATGTTTGCCAGCGAGGAGACGGGCCTCATCTCGATGGGCAAGTTCCTGGCCGGACTGAAGACCACTGGCATCCGCAGGAACGATCCGAGGGTGCGGGAACTGATGGACAACTTGAAGAAAGTGCATAAGTTGAACAATTACGAGACGGGTTCTTCGGCGGAGACTCAGCACCTCAATCGGGAGACTTTCAAGGC AGTGGTGGCCCCCAATATCGTCCTGATCGCCAAGGCCTTCCGGCAGCAGTTTGTGATCCCCGACTTTACGAGTTTCGTCAAGGACATCGAGGACATCTACAACCGCTGCAAGACGAACACTCTGGGCAAGTTGGCCGACTATATTCCGCAGCTGTCTCGCTATAATCCTGACTCCTGGGGTCTGAGCATCTGCACCATCGATGGTCAGCGCTTCTCCATCGGCGATGTGGAGGTGCCCTTCACCCTCCAGAGCTGCAGCAAGCCCCTCACCTATGCCATTGCCCTGGAGAAGCTGGGGCCCAAGGTGGTGCACTCGTATGTGGGCCAGGAGCCCAGTGGCAGGAACTTCAATGAGCTCGTCCTGGATCAGAACA AGAAACCGCACAATCCGATGATCAACGCTGGGGCCATCCTCACCTGTTCCCTGATGAACGCTCTGGTCAAGCCCGATATGACCTCCGCGGAGATCTTCGACTACACCATGTCCTGGTTCAAGCGGCTGTCCGGCGGGGAGTACATCGGCTTCAACAACGCCGTGTTCCTGTCCGAGCGGGAGGCAGCCGACCGGAACTACGCCCTGGGCTTCTACATGCGCGAGAACAAGTGCTTCCCCAAGCGCACCAACCTGAAGGAGGTGATGGACTTCTACTTTCAGTGCTGCTCCATGGAGACCAACTGCGAGGCCATGTCCGTGATCGCCGCCAGTCTGGCCAACGGAGGCATCTGTCCCACCACCGAGGAGAAGGTGTTCCGGCCGGAAGTAATCCGGGATGTGCTCTCGATCATGCACTCCTGCGGCACATACGACTACTCCGGTCAGTTCGCCTTCAAGGTGGGTCTGCCGGCCAAGTCCGGAGTGAGCGGCGGCATGATGCTGGTCATCCCCAACGTGATGGGCATCTTTGCCTGGTCCCCGCCCCTGGACCACCTGGGCAACACGGTGCGGGGACTGCAGTTCTGCGAGGAGCTGGTCTCCATGTTCAACTTCCATCGCTACGACAACCTGAAGCATCTGTCCAACAAGAAGGATCCGCGAAAGCACCGCTACGAGACCAAGGGTCTGTCCATTGTGAATCTGCTCTTCTCAGCTGCCAGCGGAGATGTGACGGCCTTGCGTCGCCATCGCCTCTCCGGGATGGACATCACCCTGGCGGACTACGATGGTCGCACAGCCCTGCATCTGGCCGCCTCCGAGGGTCACCTGGAGTGCGTCAAGTTCCTGTTGGAGCAGTGCCACGTTCCCCACAACCCCAAGGACCGTTGGGGCAACCTGCCCGTGGATGAAGCCGAGAACTTCGGGCACAGCCACGTGGTGGAGTTCCTGCGCTCCTGGGCGGAGAAGGTCGACCAGCCCAACGAGGAGTGCCAGCCCGAGGCGGTTACTACCAAGACACAGGCGGATGAG GAAATCTGCAGCACGAGCGACCTGGAGACCAGTCCGGCCACCAGTCCCATTCCCACGCCCGCGGAATCCGGATCGAGGGCGGGATCAGGGCGATCCAGCCCGGTGCCATCGGACGCGGGAAGCACGGCGAGCGCCGGCAGCGCCAGCAGCATCGATGACAAAACCAAGCCGGGATTATAA
- the GLS gene encoding glutaminase liver isoform, mitochondrial isoform X2, translating into MMGDRSWNLLQYATERAPLPLDGYTAEEAAQFKDSIRQKIVDDLKSMTGEELIELVKRNAVKEAEQKAEVPVEEPLSGTDGGKERVQDDADLIDAGIIAEMVAGLCTKSQKETFIKVITKYISSQRRHYSMRPHREQEQRNAEDVLFDMFASEETGLISMGKFLAGLKTTGIRRNDPRVRELMDNLKKVHKLNNYETGSSAETQHLNRETFKAVVAPNIVLIAKAFRQQFVIPDFTSFVKDIEDIYNRCKTNTLGKLADYIPQLSRYNPDSWGLSICTIDGQRFSIGDVEVPFTLQSCSKPLTYAIALEKLGPKVVHSYVGQEPSGRNFNELVLDQNKKPHNPMINAGAILTCSLMNALVKPDMTSAEIFDYTMSWFKRLSGGEYIGFNNAVFLSEREAADRNYALGFYMRENKCFPKRTNLKEVMDFYFQCCSMETNCEAMSVIAASLANGGICPTTEEKVFRPEVIRDVLSIMHSCGTYDYSGQFAFKVGLPAKSGVSGGMMLVIPNVMGIFAWSPPLDHLGNTVRGLQFCEELVSMFNFHRYDNLKHLSNKKDPRKHRYETKGLSIVNLLFSAASGDVTALRRHRLSGMDITLADYDGRTALHLAASEGHLECVKFLLEQCHVPHNPKDRWGNLPVDEAENFGHSHVVEFLRSWAEKVDQPNEECQPEAVTTKTQADEEICSTSDLETSPATSPIPTPAESGSRAGSGRSSPVPSDAGSTASAGSASSIDDKTKPGL; encoded by the exons ATGATGGGCGATCGTAGTTGGAACCTGCTGCAATATGCCACCGAGAGGGCACCTCTCCCGCTGGACGGATACACCGCCGAGGAGGCGGCCCAGTTCAAGGACAGCATCCGGCAGAAGATAGTGGACGACCTGAAGTCCATGACCGGGGAGGAGCTGATAGAACTGGTCAAGCGAAACGCCGTCAAGGAGGCGGAGCAGAAGGCGGAAGTTCCTGTCGAAGAACCCCTGTCCGGCACTGATGGGGGCAAGGAACGGGTTCAGGATGATGCGGATCTTATCGACGCCGGAATCATAGCCGAAATGGTCGCCGGACTCTGCACCAAAAGCCAGAAGGAGACGTTCATCAAGGTGATAACGAAGTATATCAG CAGTCAGCGACGCCACTATTCGATGCGGCC CCATcgggagcaggagcagcgAAACGCGGAGGATGTCCTATTCGACATGTTTGCCAGCGAGGAGACGGGCCTCATCTCGATGGGCAAGTTCCTGGCCGGACTGAAGACCACTGGCATCCGCAGGAACGATCCGAGGGTGCGGGAACTGATGGACAACTTGAAGAAAGTGCATAAGTTGAACAATTACGAGACGGGTTCTTCGGCGGAGACTCAGCACCTCAATCGGGAGACTTTCAAGGC AGTGGTGGCCCCCAATATCGTCCTGATCGCCAAGGCCTTCCGGCAGCAGTTTGTGATCCCCGACTTTACGAGTTTCGTCAAGGACATCGAGGACATCTACAACCGCTGCAAGACGAACACTCTGGGCAAGTTGGCCGACTATATTCCGCAGCTGTCTCGCTATAATCCTGACTCCTGGGGTCTGAGCATCTGCACCATCGATGGTCAGCGCTTCTCCATCGGCGATGTGGAGGTGCCCTTCACCCTCCAGAGCTGCAGCAAGCCCCTCACCTATGCCATTGCCCTGGAGAAGCTGGGGCCCAAGGTGGTGCACTCGTATGTGGGCCAGGAGCCCAGTGGCAGGAACTTCAATGAGCTCGTCCTGGATCAGAACA AGAAACCGCACAATCCGATGATCAACGCTGGGGCCATCCTCACCTGTTCCCTGATGAACGCTCTGGTCAAGCCCGATATGACCTCCGCGGAGATCTTCGACTACACCATGTCCTGGTTCAAGCGGCTGTCCGGCGGGGAGTACATCGGCTTCAACAACGCCGTGTTCCTGTCCGAGCGGGAGGCAGCCGACCGGAACTACGCCCTGGGCTTCTACATGCGCGAGAACAAGTGCTTCCCCAAGCGCACCAACCTGAAGGAGGTGATGGACTTCTACTTTCAGTGCTGCTCCATGGAGACCAACTGCGAGGCCATGTCCGTGATCGCCGCCAGTCTGGCCAACGGAGGCATCTGTCCCACCACCGAGGAGAAGGTGTTCCGGCCGGAAGTAATCCGGGATGTGCTCTCGATCATGCACTCCTGCGGCACATACGACTACTCCGGTCAGTTCGCCTTCAAGGTGGGTCTGCCGGCCAAGTCCGGAGTGAGCGGCGGCATGATGCTGGTCATCCCCAACGTGATGGGCATCTTTGCCTGGTCCCCGCCCCTGGACCACCTGGGCAACACGGTGCGGGGACTGCAGTTCTGCGAGGAGCTGGTCTCCATGTTCAACTTCCATCGCTACGACAACCTGAAGCATCTGTCCAACAAGAAGGATCCGCGAAAGCACCGCTACGAGACCAAGGGTCTGTCCATTGTGAATCTGCTCTTCTCAGCTGCCAGCGGAGATGTGACGGCCTTGCGTCGCCATCGCCTCTCCGGGATGGACATCACCCTGGCGGACTACGATGGTCGCACAGCCCTGCATCTGGCCGCCTCCGAGGGTCACCTGGAGTGCGTCAAGTTCCTGTTGGAGCAGTGCCACGTTCCCCACAACCCCAAGGACCGTTGGGGCAACCTGCCCGTGGATGAAGCCGAGAACTTCGGGCACAGCCACGTGGTGGAGTTCCTGCGCTCCTGGGCGGAGAAGGTCGACCAGCCCAACGAGGAGTGCCAGCCCGAGGCGGTTACTACCAAGACACAGGCGGATGAG GAAATCTGCAGCACGAGCGACCTGGAGACCAGTCCGGCCACCAGTCCCATTCCCACGCCCGCGGAATCCGGATCGAGGGCGGGATCAGGGCGATCCAGCCCGGTGCCATCGGACGCGGGAAGCACGGCGAGCGCCGGCAGCGCCAGCAGCATCGATGACAAAACCAAGCCGGGATTATAA
- the GLS gene encoding glutaminase liver isoform, mitochondrial isoform X14: MLKKLRAPPLLNLVFANRKLSFYDTSSTPKTKEDNAKLQRRHYSMRPHREQEQRNAEDVLFDMFASEETGLISMGKFLAGLKTTGIRRNDPRVRELMDNLKKVHKLNNYETGSSAETQHLNRETFKAVVAPNIVLIAKAFRQQFVIPDFTSFVKDIEDIYNRCKTNTLGKLADYIPQLSRYNPDSWGLSICTIDGQRFSIGDVEVPFTLQSCSKPLTYAIALEKLGPKVVHSYVGQEPSGRNFNELVLDQNKKPHNPMINAGAILTCSLMNALVKPDMTSAEIFDYTMSWFKRLSGGEYIGFNNAVFLSEREAADRNYALGFYMRENKCFPKRTNLKEVMDFYFQCCSMETNCEAMSVIAASLANGGICPTTEEKVFRPEVIRDVLSIMHSCGTYDYSGQFAFKVGLPAKSGVSGGMMLVIPNVMGIFAWSPPLDHLGNTVRGLQFCEELVSMFNFHRYDNLKHLSNKKDPRKHRYETKGLSIVNLLFSAASGDVTALRRHRLSGMDITLADYDGRTALHLAASEGHLECVKFLLEQCHVPHNPKDRWGNLPVDEAENFGHSHVVEFLRSWAEKVDQPNEECQPEAVTTKTQADEEICSTSDLETSPATSPIPTPAESGSRAGSGRSSPVPSDAGSTASAGSASSIDDKTKPGL; encoded by the exons ATGCTA AAGAAACTGCGCGCTCCACCGCTGTTGAACTTGGTGTTCGCCAATCGGAAGTTGTCCTTCTACGACACCAGTTCCACTCCAAAGACCAAAGAGGATAATGCCAAACT TCAGCGACGCCACTATTCGATGCGGCC CCATcgggagcaggagcagcgAAACGCGGAGGATGTCCTATTCGACATGTTTGCCAGCGAGGAGACGGGCCTCATCTCGATGGGCAAGTTCCTGGCCGGACTGAAGACCACTGGCATCCGCAGGAACGATCCGAGGGTGCGGGAACTGATGGACAACTTGAAGAAAGTGCATAAGTTGAACAATTACGAGACGGGTTCTTCGGCGGAGACTCAGCACCTCAATCGGGAGACTTTCAAGGC AGTGGTGGCCCCCAATATCGTCCTGATCGCCAAGGCCTTCCGGCAGCAGTTTGTGATCCCCGACTTTACGAGTTTCGTCAAGGACATCGAGGACATCTACAACCGCTGCAAGACGAACACTCTGGGCAAGTTGGCCGACTATATTCCGCAGCTGTCTCGCTATAATCCTGACTCCTGGGGTCTGAGCATCTGCACCATCGATGGTCAGCGCTTCTCCATCGGCGATGTGGAGGTGCCCTTCACCCTCCAGAGCTGCAGCAAGCCCCTCACCTATGCCATTGCCCTGGAGAAGCTGGGGCCCAAGGTGGTGCACTCGTATGTGGGCCAGGAGCCCAGTGGCAGGAACTTCAATGAGCTCGTCCTGGATCAGAACA AGAAACCGCACAATCCGATGATCAACGCTGGGGCCATCCTCACCTGTTCCCTGATGAACGCTCTGGTCAAGCCCGATATGACCTCCGCGGAGATCTTCGACTACACCATGTCCTGGTTCAAGCGGCTGTCCGGCGGGGAGTACATCGGCTTCAACAACGCCGTGTTCCTGTCCGAGCGGGAGGCAGCCGACCGGAACTACGCCCTGGGCTTCTACATGCGCGAGAACAAGTGCTTCCCCAAGCGCACCAACCTGAAGGAGGTGATGGACTTCTACTTTCAGTGCTGCTCCATGGAGACCAACTGCGAGGCCATGTCCGTGATCGCCGCCAGTCTGGCCAACGGAGGCATCTGTCCCACCACCGAGGAGAAGGTGTTCCGGCCGGAAGTAATCCGGGATGTGCTCTCGATCATGCACTCCTGCGGCACATACGACTACTCCGGTCAGTTCGCCTTCAAGGTGGGTCTGCCGGCCAAGTCCGGAGTGAGCGGCGGCATGATGCTGGTCATCCCCAACGTGATGGGCATCTTTGCCTGGTCCCCGCCCCTGGACCACCTGGGCAACACGGTGCGGGGACTGCAGTTCTGCGAGGAGCTGGTCTCCATGTTCAACTTCCATCGCTACGACAACCTGAAGCATCTGTCCAACAAGAAGGATCCGCGAAAGCACCGCTACGAGACCAAGGGTCTGTCCATTGTGAATCTGCTCTTCTCAGCTGCCAGCGGAGATGTGACGGCCTTGCGTCGCCATCGCCTCTCCGGGATGGACATCACCCTGGCGGACTACGATGGTCGCACAGCCCTGCATCTGGCCGCCTCCGAGGGTCACCTGGAGTGCGTCAAGTTCCTGTTGGAGCAGTGCCACGTTCCCCACAACCCCAAGGACCGTTGGGGCAACCTGCCCGTGGATGAAGCCGAGAACTTCGGGCACAGCCACGTGGTGGAGTTCCTGCGCTCCTGGGCGGAGAAGGTCGACCAGCCCAACGAGGAGTGCCAGCCCGAGGCGGTTACTACCAAGACACAGGCGGATGAG GAAATCTGCAGCACGAGCGACCTGGAGACCAGTCCGGCCACCAGTCCCATTCCCACGCCCGCGGAATCCGGATCGAGGGCGGGATCAGGGCGATCCAGCCCGGTGCCATCGGACGCGGGAAGCACGGCGAGCGCCGGCAGCGCCAGCAGCATCGATGACAAAACCAAGCCGGGATTATAA